In Ascaphus truei isolate aAscTru1 unplaced genomic scaffold, aAscTru1.hap1 HAP1_SCAFFOLD_545, whole genome shotgun sequence, one genomic interval encodes:
- the LOC142485301 gene encoding histone H3, producing the protein MARTKQTARKSTGGKAPRKQLATKAARKSAPATGGVKKPHRYRPGTVALREIRRYQKSTELLIRKLPFQRLVREIAQDFKTDLRFQSSAVMALQEASEAYLVGLFEDTNLCAIHAKRVTIMPKDIQLARRIRGERA; encoded by the coding sequence ATGGCCCGAACCAAGCAAACGGCCCGGAAATCCACCGGAGGGAAGGCTCCGCGTAAGCAGCTAGCGACCAAGGCTGCCAGAAAGAGTGCTCCGGCCACCGGCGGAGTGAAGAAGCCTCACCGCTACCGGCCCGGTACTGTGGCTCTCCGGGAGATCCGCCGCTACCAGAAGTCCACCGAGCTGCTCATCCGCAAGCTGCCCTTCCAGCGCCTGGTCCGGGAGATCGCCCAGGACTTCAAGACTGATCTACGCTTTCAGAGCTCGGCCGTCATGGCTCTGCAGGAGGCCAGCGAGGCTTATCTGGTGGGGCTCTTCGAGGACACCAACCTATGCGCTATCCACGCCAAGAGAGTCACCATCATGCCCAAGGACATCCAGCTGGCCCGCAggatcagaggggagagagcttaG
- the LOC142485299 gene encoding histone H1-like — protein MAETAPAPPPPPAESAAKKKQPKKAAGALKSRPAKSGPSVSDLIVRAVSASKERSGVSLSALKKALAAGGYDVEKNNSRLKLALKGLVSKETLIQLKGSGASGSFKLNKKQLESKEKAARKQEAGKPKKPAARKQPAKKPAARKQPAKSPKKPKKAPAGVKKSPKKVKKPAAAKKAAKSPKKSKVAKPKKAVKSPAAKKVAKPKAAKSPAKAKAAKPKRAAASKK, from the coding sequence ATGGCCGAGACCGCTcctgcgcctcctcctcctccagctgaaagcgccgccaagaagaagcagccgaaGAAAGCGGCGGGAGCCTTGAAAAGCCGCCCAGCAAAGTCCGGTCCCAGCGTGTCCGATCTTATAGTGAGAGCTGTGTCCGCCTCTAAAGAGCGCAGCGGGGTCTCCCTGTCCGCTCTGAAGAAGGCTCTGGCTGCAGGAGGCTACGATGTGGAGAAGAATAACAGCCGCCTGAAGCTGGCTCTTAAGGGCTTGGTGAGCAAGGAAACCCTGATCCAGCTGAAAGGGAGCGGAGCCTCCGGATCGTTCAAGCTGAATAAGAAGCAGctggagagcaaggagaaggcggccAGGAAACAGGAGGCGGGGAAACCCAAGAAGCCAGCGGCAAGGAAACAACCCGCCAAGAAGCCAGCGGCAAGGAAACAACCCGCCAAGTCCCCCAAGAAGCCCAAAAAGGCTCCTGCGGGAGTGAAGAAAAGCCCGAAAAAGGTGAAGAAACCTGCGGCCGCCAAGAAGGCAGCAAAAAGTCCGAAGAAATCTAAAGTTGCCAAGCCCAAGAAGGCTGTGAAGAGCCCGGCGGCTAAAAAGGTTGCAAAGCCCAAAGCTGCTAAGAGTCCAGCTAAGGCCAAGGCAGCAAAGCCCAAGAGGGCAGCAGCTTCTAAGAAGTGA